The Marinobacter halotolerans genome includes a window with the following:
- a CDS encoding ABC1 kinase family protein, with protein MSKKPVTTRRGRFFKLAGMTASVASQYAGQRARRIFRSEEDNEGARSESYTRMADQIANTLGEMKGAVMKVGQIASQTQDFLPKEFSDALQRLQKEAPPMPFDVIVGQIENELGKPVSELFDYLQEQPYAAASIGQVHRARLKDGTDVIIKVQYPGVDESCDSDLKQLRMALKLGGLLRLPKEHVDQLFGEIRVRLKEELDYENEARNLALFRDFHKNDKWIVIPKVFSSHSSRRVLTMELVEGDHISQITPEKYSQDTINLIGHRIFTMMADQLFRYQCIHGDPHAGNFAYRPDGTVILYDFGCVKKLKPEIIEAYRNALVSALEKDYAALDRHLIDLGARVESQPAVDEAYYAMWRDILIKPFEGDTPYDFAHSELHKDVAAKTTTVFKYLDYFKPPVESIFIDRMIAGHYWMMKRLGVQAAFRKELDEYLRKTPG; from the coding sequence ATGAGCAAAAAACCCGTCACAACCCGTAGAGGCCGATTCTTCAAACTCGCTGGTATGACAGCCTCTGTGGCCAGTCAATACGCAGGCCAGCGGGCCCGTCGTATATTCCGCAGCGAAGAAGACAACGAGGGTGCCCGTTCGGAAAGCTATACGCGCATGGCGGACCAGATTGCCAACACCCTGGGTGAAATGAAAGGCGCTGTAATGAAGGTGGGGCAGATTGCCTCCCAGACCCAGGACTTCCTCCCCAAGGAATTTTCGGATGCCCTGCAGCGGCTTCAGAAAGAAGCGCCGCCCATGCCTTTCGACGTCATCGTCGGCCAGATTGAAAATGAGCTGGGCAAGCCGGTCTCAGAGCTGTTTGACTACCTGCAGGAGCAGCCCTATGCCGCCGCCAGCATTGGTCAGGTTCACCGGGCGAGACTGAAAGACGGTACCGATGTCATCATTAAAGTGCAGTATCCCGGCGTCGATGAATCCTGCGACAGCGATCTCAAGCAGCTGCGCATGGCACTGAAACTGGGCGGCTTGCTCAGGCTGCCCAAAGAACACGTGGATCAGCTGTTCGGTGAAATCCGGGTGCGCCTCAAAGAAGAACTCGACTACGAAAATGAGGCCCGCAACCTTGCTCTGTTCCGGGATTTTCACAAGAACGACAAATGGATTGTCATTCCGAAGGTCTTCAGCAGCCACTCGTCACGGCGGGTCCTGACCATGGAACTGGTGGAAGGCGACCATATCAGCCAGATCACCCCGGAAAAGTACAGCCAGGACACCATCAACCTGATTGGTCACCGCATATTCACCATGATGGCCGACCAACTATTCCGCTATCAGTGCATTCACGGAGACCCTCACGCTGGCAACTTTGCCTACCGGCCTGACGGCACTGTTATTCTTTATGACTTTGGCTGCGTGAAGAAGCTGAAACCGGAAATCATCGAGGCCTACCGGAATGCCCTGGTATCGGCACTGGAAAAAGACTACGCCGCCCTGGACAGACACCTGATTGACCTGGGCGCCCGAGTGGAATCACAGCCGGCGGTGGATGAGGCCTATTACGCCATGTGGCGGGATATTCTGATCAAGCCATTTGAAGGCGATACGCCCTACGACTTCGCCCATTCAGAACTTCACAAAGACGTCGCCGCGAAGACGACGACGGTGTTCAAATACCTGGACTATTTCAAGCCGCCAGTGGAGAGCATATTCATCGACCGGATGATTGCGGGACATTACTGGATGATGAAACGGCTGGGGGTTCAGGCAGCGTTCCGGAAGGAACTCGATGAATACCTCAGGAAAACGCCGGGCTAA
- a CDS encoding SIR2 family NAD-dependent protein deacylase → MKDHIVVLTGAGMSAESGLSTFRDNGGLWEQYSVYDVATPEAFERNQELVLRFYNERRRQLENAKPNRGHQLLAELEKDYQVTVITQNVDDLHERGGSSKVIHLHGELTKARSSLHNDLIYDIGYRDIQPGDTCDRGSQLRPHVVWFGEEVPMLDAATEVVKTADQLLIIGTSLQVYPAASLAYEVDMSVPITVIDPDAPSSLVRARVIRKGAGEGVAEWMKNMPKSWSI, encoded by the coding sequence ATGAAAGATCACATTGTGGTTCTGACCGGCGCTGGCATGAGCGCCGAAAGCGGCCTGTCCACCTTTCGGGATAATGGCGGACTTTGGGAGCAGTACAGCGTTTACGATGTAGCCACGCCGGAGGCCTTCGAACGCAACCAGGAGCTGGTTTTGCGATTTTACAACGAGCGGCGCCGCCAGCTTGAGAACGCAAAGCCGAACCGCGGGCATCAGTTGCTGGCGGAGCTCGAGAAAGACTATCAGGTGACCGTGATCACACAGAACGTGGACGACCTCCACGAGCGGGGCGGGTCATCAAAGGTGATTCACCTTCATGGCGAGCTGACCAAGGCCCGCAGCTCCCTTCATAACGACCTGATCTATGACATTGGCTACCGGGACATCCAACCGGGCGATACCTGTGATCGGGGCAGCCAGCTGCGGCCGCATGTGGTCTGGTTTGGCGAGGAGGTGCCCATGCTGGACGCAGCGACAGAGGTCGTTAAGACCGCTGACCAGTTGCTGATCATCGGTACCTCACTGCAGGTCTATCCCGCTGCCAGCCTGGCCTATGAAGTGGATATGAGTGTACCCATCACCGTGATTGATCCAGATGCGCCAAGCTCGCTGGTGCGGGCACGGGTGATTCGTAAAGGCGCCGGTGAGGGTGTGGCAGAGTGGATGAAAAATATGCCCAAATCCTGGAGCATCTGA
- the mscL gene encoding large-conductance mechanosensitive channel protein MscL — protein sequence MSIVKEFKEFAVKGNVMDMAVGIIIGVAFGKIVSSFVADVMMPPIGLLIGGVDFSNLVVTLKAAEEGVEAVVLRYGVFIQSVFDFVIVAFAVFIAVRALNTMRKKEAETPAAPPAPSAQEQLLMEIRDLLKHKAD from the coding sequence ATGAGTATTGTCAAGGAATTCAAGGAGTTCGCGGTAAAGGGTAACGTCATGGACATGGCGGTGGGTATCATCATCGGTGTTGCATTCGGCAAGATCGTTTCGTCGTTTGTGGCTGATGTAATGATGCCGCCGATTGGCTTACTGATTGGAGGTGTCGACTTCTCCAATCTCGTTGTTACGCTAAAAGCGGCGGAGGAGGGCGTAGAGGCAGTTGTTCTTCGTTATGGCGTCTTCATTCAGTCCGTGTTCGATTTCGTGATTGTCGCTTTTGCAGTATTCATCGCTGTCAGGGCACTGAACACCATGCGGAAAAAAGAAGCCGAAACTCCAGCCGCTCCGCCGGCGCCGTCAGCGCAGGAACAGTTATTGATGGAAATCCGGGACCTGCTTAAACATAAGGCTGATTAA
- a CDS encoding DUF6160 family protein → MGVVTNRKTLQNKNTLLCSPVRIPGKSVTESEERENPGMKGLTSLHYAVALATFMPLAATAEFTPMTDSSMRSTVGQAGVTIDLSAIVTVREIAYEDQGFVIIENLGIGGAGPIQSALGQAVTGGNSLDNLRMTIDIAGPGGSDLAAPWGLEKFNSSVWTASPDNQGDHGEVAVPITDGDMVIGLGAQNQNELVDFGLSIDRVGLRKSGPIPPATQSPQIIMDNVLLTGVLGPTDIVVDADSDNININSYFSLDGSLRTDLYVPILLDWQEVGFDFRMHNERGEDVLKYTNSAGEVVSFAHLQADIGASTGPVEGLRVNLTDLSGDLDTTNITFADGPSIGSVYWTDVQISADLNIYGH, encoded by the coding sequence ATGGGGGTCGTTACAAACCGCAAAACGCTGCAAAATAAAAACACATTGCTTTGCTCACCAGTGAGGATTCCAGGGAAGTCGGTGACGGAAAGCGAGGAAAGGGAAAACCCGGGTATGAAGGGCCTGACTTCTTTACATTATGCTGTTGCGTTGGCAACGTTCATGCCCCTGGCAGCGACAGCAGAATTTACTCCGATGACGGATTCTTCCATGCGGTCGACGGTGGGGCAGGCCGGTGTCACCATTGACCTCTCTGCCATCGTGACCGTTCGCGAGATTGCCTACGAAGATCAGGGTTTCGTCATTATCGAGAACCTGGGTATCGGTGGTGCCGGCCCGATTCAATCGGCATTGGGGCAGGCGGTCACGGGTGGCAACAGTCTGGATAATCTCAGGATGACCATCGACATCGCCGGTCCCGGCGGTTCAGACCTTGCGGCGCCCTGGGGGCTTGAGAAATTCAACAGCTCAGTCTGGACTGCCTCTCCCGATAACCAGGGTGATCATGGCGAAGTGGCCGTTCCCATCACAGATGGCGATATGGTTATCGGGCTGGGGGCGCAGAACCAGAACGAGCTCGTTGATTTCGGCCTGAGCATTGATCGGGTCGGACTCAGAAAGAGCGGTCCAATTCCGCCCGCCACACAAAGTCCGCAGATCATTATGGATAATGTCCTGCTGACTGGTGTTTTGGGTCCAACGGACATCGTCGTGGATGCGGATTCTGACAACATCAACATCAACTCTTACTTCAGCCTCGATGGCTCCCTCCGCACGGACCTGTATGTGCCGATTCTTCTCGACTGGCAGGAAGTCGGATTTGATTTCCGCATGCACAATGAGCGCGGCGAGGATGTGCTGAAGTACACCAACAGTGCCGGGGAAGTCGTATCTTTTGCGCACCTGCAAGCCGATATCGGCGCCTCAACCGGCCCTGTTGAGGGATTGCGGGTGAACCTCACCGACCTGTCTGGCGACCTGGACACCACCAACATCACCTTCGCTGACGGGCCCTCCATTGGCAGCGTCTACTGGACAGACGTCCAGATCAGCGCGGACCTGAATATTTACGGGCACTGA
- a CDS encoding DUF2244 domain-containing protein, translated as MVEQLSCEDGHRYLLTPNRSMSWKGNVRIWLALCVLSAIIVTGFTLVGAWVILPFAGLELAALAGGFYYTSRQCQKQEVLLLGPSTIRLEKGMNEKEAEWEVPREFSRVWQDEARHPFTPPKLHLQFRDEEISVGAFLNIEDTQALIAILQRYGILIQKRKKPETRWF; from the coding sequence ATGGTTGAACAGCTGTCATGTGAAGACGGCCACCGCTATCTGCTGACGCCCAACCGTTCCATGAGCTGGAAGGGCAATGTGCGAATATGGCTGGCCTTATGTGTGCTGTCAGCCATCATCGTGACTGGCTTCACTCTGGTAGGCGCCTGGGTCATCCTGCCTTTTGCCGGCCTGGAACTGGCGGCGTTGGCGGGCGGTTTCTACTACACCTCCCGGCAGTGTCAGAAGCAGGAAGTGCTTTTGTTAGGGCCTTCCACCATTCGCCTTGAAAAGGGCATGAATGAAAAGGAGGCCGAATGGGAAGTGCCCCGCGAGTTTTCCCGTGTCTGGCAGGACGAAGCAAGACACCCCTTCACGCCCCCAAAGCTCCATCTGCAGTTCCGCGACGAGGAAATATCCGTCGGCGCCTTTCTCAATATTGAAGATACCCAGGCACTCATTGCGATCCTCCAACGATATGGCATCCTGATCCAGAAGCGGAAGAAACCTGAAACCCGCTGGTTCTGA